Part of the Triticum urartu cultivar G1812 chromosome 2, Tu2.1, whole genome shotgun sequence genome, GAAGGCGCCCCTTGAACAGTAAGGCAAATTTCTCTATTGCCGCCTCGGTGATCAGCTCTCCCTCGGCCACGATGCCCATCCGGTGACACAGGAGTTTCTCCGCAAGCTTGGCGATTGGCATGCTCCTGTTCTTTGCTTGAAGCCGCGGGCTGTGTCGAATTAGCTGGAGGCCAGAAACCCCTGCAAGAGTTTTTCTTCTTGCCTTCGGCGCCCTTGGCAGCGTGGAGCTTGCAATAGGGGAAGGTAGGAGCGCTGGCATGCGCGGGATGAAGATGGGCGTGCCCTCCTGGCCCTCCGTCCGCGCGTTCAAGGAGGGAATGTGGATTGGTGTTGTCGCTTCCTGAACAGAGAGAACAGCGAACAGCGTCCTCTTCAGTGGTAGACCTTGTGGGCAACGACGATGGTGTGGTGAGGACGAGTTCCGGCGTATCGTCCGTCGGGTCAAGAGTGGCAACGACGATCTCCCTGGTTGTGCTTGACGAGACAATGGCCCCCTCCATCGAGACATTAGGTTTGATAGTCTTCCACATTATTTGAAGACATGTCTGCTTTATCTTAGTACATGTCCAGAGGGCTACATATTCTTGAAGGATGATTTGATGAAGCAATGGCTAGCTGAGGATTTTATATGTGCACAGTTAGGGAAAGACATGGAGGAAGTTGCAAGAAGCTATTTTGATGAGCTTGTCTGTATGGGCCTGATCCAAGTTATGGATATCAACTACAGTTATGATCTATTGTCTTATTCAGTCCATCATATGGTTCTTGATTTTATTACATACAAGTCTATTGAAGAGAACTTCATCACTGTAGTGGATTTATTCTCAAACAGCAATGCTACTTCCTGATAAAGTTCGCCGATTGTCACTCCACTTTGGCAGTGCAACATATGCAACTACACCAGCTAGTACCAGATTATCACAAGTTCGGTCACTCTTCTTTTTTGGACTGTTTAACTGCATGCCTTCATTGATGGTGTTTAAGTTTCTTCGAGTTCTAAACCTTCGTCTTTGGGTCGATCTTGGAAATTCAGTGCTATCACACACTAAAGAATGATTGTAATGAGAAGAATATTTGGTCGCAACATGCTGACTCACAGTCACATTATTGGTCGTTGTTCATACATAAGGTGACCTCACTGACATGGATGGCTAGGGATTACTGCAAACTTGGCTGAAAGAAAATAACAAAATACTCAGGCGAGTACCGCAAGGAGAAGGCGGCTACGTTCATTTTAGGGGATGCCAATGATTGGGATGAAAGGAAAGACGTAGATGAGAGGGATGCCCAGGCCGTAGGGTGGGCTGCTGCGTCCAACGAGCGGCGGCACGCTGGGCGAGGGCAACTGCGGTGCAAGCCTCGGGGTCAGGGGTGACCTCTGGCCGCTGCCACCACCGGCGGACATCGTCGCGACGACTCCTTCACACCTTGTGAAGACAGCGAGGCGGGATCCCAGCGCGTACGAGCCAGGCCGCCCGGCAGCGACGACACGCGCGACGGTGAGCCTCTGCGGCGCGCAGAGCTGCTCCGTGCCGCCGAGGACCCTCGCTGCGCACCGCGAGGCCGGCACCGACTCCGGCACGGCCACACTGAAGTTGCCGCCGCCGTCCGTCCGCGCCACGACGTGcgggcccgcgccgccgccgtcgacgccgCTGCATTCCACCCCCATGACCACACCTGGTACATGGACATTTGAGCAAAGTGTCACCACGATCAGACGATGCATGTCACGTACCGGAGAGGTGGTGGCCCGCGGGGCAGCCGAGGCAGGTGACGGAGCCGCGGAGGGTCTGGCACGAGAGCGCGCCGAGCTGGGAGAGCACGACGGCGAGAAGGAGGACGCGGCGGCCACGAGCCCAGAGCAGAGGGAGACGAGCAGCCATGATCACTCGCTGCAAAGGTGCCGTGTCAGCGTGTCACTGTACAGGGCTAGTGGCGCCTGTGCGTGCGCTATTTGTACTGGCACAAGGAGCGGAGGAGGAGGATATACACAGGGCGCGCATTGAGTGCGCGCACGCTGGGGCAGCTGGGAGATCAGGCGAGATACGGAAATCCATTTTGCTTCGTTTGCGTATAAGTACGCCGCTCTTCTGTTTTGATTCATCTCACAAACTCAAAGACTGATTGAAACCCTGGCACGGGCCTTGGTTTGGTTTCCAACCAACTTTTCGGCCGACGC contains:
- the LOC125533873 gene encoding uncharacterized protein LOC125533873, with the translated sequence MAARLPLLWARGRRVLLLAVVLSQLGALSCQTLRGSVTCLGCPAGHHLSGVVMGVECSGVDGGGAGPHVVARTDGGGNFSVAVPESVPASRCAARVLGGTEQLCAPQRLTVARVVAAGRPGSYALGSRLAVFTRCEGVVATMSAGGGSGQRSPLTPRLAPQLPSPSVPPLVGRSSPPYGLGIPLIYVFPFIPIIGIP